In one Culex quinquefasciatus strain JHB chromosome 2, VPISU_Cqui_1.0_pri_paternal, whole genome shotgun sequence genomic region, the following are encoded:
- the LOC6033623 gene encoding eukaryotic translation initiation factor 4E-binding protein Mextli isoform X1, with the protein MAQMGRTAVKNLEAPRPLKSTLKQTHVHVPVYEVQSIEELITLTENVAASLDNGCNNADGMNALLANLRLHGPQLELVSKDTLDRAFVIFRNASQDERLNIMTRLNLLELIELRAKSWQVSDGTNTYYKHKATNVEPDDPSSLLSTSPPGMSLGAQQQIIPSLSPGELIRTSGKFPKPTKIPGKTYCKDEIVIRNADSGKVMGIKGRRVHMIEELSETVISFQRVNPGAKERLVQITGPNEDKINYAKQLIEDTIRRNASPVRLETSQDGSCSSLASSASDDGMVAMPRRSVPDSSSSSSGVVVPGGNVQLQRMNSMGGGNPNGGFMPSPQGPPSAAGLNLNLNNMYQQQQQQVQQQVQAQQHQHQQYTHPKLVRNGSQNNGQAGMLLHSFSQNDASLGEYKYTVNVGRHSIKITGDCFDLVRVAKLVLDDYFSSNEFLASVEMGSSFDLPSSLASPVTPMAGQHQLITGSPFVDSGVGLDAMAIGGGGGNCIEVDDDVFIVDPPTLTSSSSSNSTLVTSTPSSASNNGLSRSRRSHFSRKDSAPEGIKDGSRDDSTPVRIVHEYERLIYYSKSPHSWALPRDWLKICDKLPYLVRNKVNNNNHSNSDNNPLPPSSSSPSGECNEPPEDANNPTNNSTPNHPPHDANNNTSYKDSNNNGSYDQNRPARGYYSKGGFYARHATPTLAGSFDMTTCSAGTGRVGNGNRFPSISSIDSDGVVVPYQRLVRYKSTSD; encoded by the exons TCGAGGAACTCATCACGCTGACGGAGAATGTGGCCGCCAGCCTGGACAACGGCTGCAACAACGCCGACGGTATGAACGCACTGCTGGCGAACCTGCGCCTGCACGGTCCCCAGCTCGAGCTGGTCTCGAAGGACACGCTCGACCGGGCGTTCGTCATCTTCCGTAACGCGTCTCAGGACGAACGGCTCAACATCATGACCAGGCTGAACCTGCTCGAACTGATTGAGCTGCGGGCTAAATCGTGGCAGGTTTCCGACGGAACGAACACGTACTACAAGCATAAGGCCACCAATGTTGAG CCCGACGATCCATCCTCGTTGTTGAGCACCTCCCCTCCCGGAATGTCGCTCGGCGCACAGCAGCAGATCATTCCGTCGCTGTCGCCCGGCGAGCTGATCCGCACCTCGGGCAAGTTCCCGAAGCCGACCAAGATCCCCGGCAAGACGTACTGCAAGGACGAGATTGTCATCCGCAACGCTGATTCCGGCAAAG TAATGGGAATCAAGGGACGTAGAGTTCACATGATTGAGGAATTGAGCGAAACGGTTATATCGTTCCAAagag TCAATCCAGGTGCAAAGGAACGTCTTGTGCAGATTACCGGTCCCAACGAAGATAAAATCAA CTACGCGAAGCAATTGATCGAAGACACAATCCGTCGGAATGCCTCTCCGGTGCGGCTGGAAACGTCCCAGGACGGGTCGTGCAGCTCGCTGGCCTCGTCCGCCTCGGACGACGGTATGGTGGCGATGCCCCGCCGTTCCGTCCCggactcctcctcctcctccagtgGCGTCGTCGTCCCCGGTGGAAACGTCCAACTCCAGCGGATGAACTCGATGGGCGGGGGAAATCCAAACGGTGGATTCATGCCGAGCCCGCAGGGTCCTCCGTCGGCCGCCGGgttgaacctgaacctgaacaacatgtaccagcagcagcagcagcaggttcagCAGCAAGTTCAGGCTcaacagcatcagcatcagcagtaCACGCATCCGAAGCTGGTGCGCAACGGGTCGCAGAACAATGGCCAGGCGGGAATGTTGCTGCACAGTTTCTCCCAGAACGACGCGTCGCTGGGCGAGTACAAGTACACGGTGAACGTGGGCCGGCACAGCATCAAAATCACCGGCGATTGTTTCGACTTAGTGAGG GTCGCGAAGCTAGTGCTGGACGATTACTTTAGCAGCAACGAGTTCCTGGCGTCGGTCGAGATGGGTTCCAGCTTTGATTTGCCCAGTTCGCTGGCCTCGCCGGTGACGCCGATGGCTGGCCAGCATCAGCTCATAACCGGATCGCCCTTCGTCGACAGTGGCGTGGGGTTGGACGCGATGGCcatcggcggcggcggcggcaactGCATCGAGGTCGATGACGACGTGTTTATCGTGGATCCGCCCACGCTGACGAGCTCCAGTTCGTCCAACTCGACGCTGGTCACGTCGACGCCGTCGTCCGCCAGCAACAACGGGCTGAGCCGCTCCCGACGGAGTCACTTTTCGCGCAAGGACAGCGCACCGGAGGGCATTAAGGACGGCTCGAGGGACGATTCTACGCCAG TGAGAATCGTCCATGAATACGAACGCTTGATCTACTACTCCAAATCTCCCCACTCATGGGCTCTGCCACGTGACTGGCTGAAGATATGCGACAAGCTACCATATCTAGTACGAAATAaggtaaacaacaacaaccacagcAACAGTGATAACAACCCTCTTCCCCCTTCTTCGTCTTCCCCGTCCGGCGAATGCAACGAGCCGCCGGAGGACGCCAATAACCCAACTAACAACAGCACCCCAAACCATCCACCTCACGATGCTAACAATAACACTAGCTATAAGGACAGTAACAATAACGGCAGTTACGACCAGAACCGCCCTGCGCGCGGCTACTACTCGAAGGGTGGCTTCTACGCCAGACACGCGACTCCGACTTTAGCGGGTAGCTTCGACATGACCACCTGCTCGGCTGGGACGGGCCGCGTCGGCAACGGGAACCGTTTTCCGTCCATTTCGTCGATCGATTCCGACGGGGTCGTCGTGCCCTATCAACGGCTGGTTCGGTACAAATCGACCAGCGATTga
- the LOC6033623 gene encoding eukaryotic translation initiation factor 4E-binding protein Mextli isoform X2 — MAQMGRTAVKNLEAPRPLKSTLKQTHVHVPVYEVQSIEELITLTENVAASLDNGCNNADGMNALLANLRLHGPQLELVSKDTLDRAFVIFRNASQDERLNIMTRLNLLELIELRAKSWQVSDGTNTYYKHKATNVEPDDPSSLLSTSPPGMSLGAQQQIIPSLSPGELIRTSGKFPKPTKIPGKTYCKDEIVIRNADSGKVNPGAKERLVQITGPNEDKINYAKQLIEDTIRRNASPVRLETSQDGSCSSLASSASDDGMVAMPRRSVPDSSSSSSGVVVPGGNVQLQRMNSMGGGNPNGGFMPSPQGPPSAAGLNLNLNNMYQQQQQQVQQQVQAQQHQHQQYTHPKLVRNGSQNNGQAGMLLHSFSQNDASLGEYKYTVNVGRHSIKITGDCFDLVRVAKLVLDDYFSSNEFLASVEMGSSFDLPSSLASPVTPMAGQHQLITGSPFVDSGVGLDAMAIGGGGGNCIEVDDDVFIVDPPTLTSSSSSNSTLVTSTPSSASNNGLSRSRRSHFSRKDSAPEGIKDGSRDDSTPVRIVHEYERLIYYSKSPHSWALPRDWLKICDKLPYLVRNKVNNNNHSNSDNNPLPPSSSSPSGECNEPPEDANNPTNNSTPNHPPHDANNNTSYKDSNNNGSYDQNRPARGYYSKGGFYARHATPTLAGSFDMTTCSAGTGRVGNGNRFPSISSIDSDGVVVPYQRLVRYKSTSD, encoded by the exons TCGAGGAACTCATCACGCTGACGGAGAATGTGGCCGCCAGCCTGGACAACGGCTGCAACAACGCCGACGGTATGAACGCACTGCTGGCGAACCTGCGCCTGCACGGTCCCCAGCTCGAGCTGGTCTCGAAGGACACGCTCGACCGGGCGTTCGTCATCTTCCGTAACGCGTCTCAGGACGAACGGCTCAACATCATGACCAGGCTGAACCTGCTCGAACTGATTGAGCTGCGGGCTAAATCGTGGCAGGTTTCCGACGGAACGAACACGTACTACAAGCATAAGGCCACCAATGTTGAG CCCGACGATCCATCCTCGTTGTTGAGCACCTCCCCTCCCGGAATGTCGCTCGGCGCACAGCAGCAGATCATTCCGTCGCTGTCGCCCGGCGAGCTGATCCGCACCTCGGGCAAGTTCCCGAAGCCGACCAAGATCCCCGGCAAGACGTACTGCAAGGACGAGATTGTCATCCGCAACGCTGATTCCGGCAAAG TCAATCCAGGTGCAAAGGAACGTCTTGTGCAGATTACCGGTCCCAACGAAGATAAAATCAA CTACGCGAAGCAATTGATCGAAGACACAATCCGTCGGAATGCCTCTCCGGTGCGGCTGGAAACGTCCCAGGACGGGTCGTGCAGCTCGCTGGCCTCGTCCGCCTCGGACGACGGTATGGTGGCGATGCCCCGCCGTTCCGTCCCggactcctcctcctcctccagtgGCGTCGTCGTCCCCGGTGGAAACGTCCAACTCCAGCGGATGAACTCGATGGGCGGGGGAAATCCAAACGGTGGATTCATGCCGAGCCCGCAGGGTCCTCCGTCGGCCGCCGGgttgaacctgaacctgaacaacatgtaccagcagcagcagcagcaggttcagCAGCAAGTTCAGGCTcaacagcatcagcatcagcagtaCACGCATCCGAAGCTGGTGCGCAACGGGTCGCAGAACAATGGCCAGGCGGGAATGTTGCTGCACAGTTTCTCCCAGAACGACGCGTCGCTGGGCGAGTACAAGTACACGGTGAACGTGGGCCGGCACAGCATCAAAATCACCGGCGATTGTTTCGACTTAGTGAGG GTCGCGAAGCTAGTGCTGGACGATTACTTTAGCAGCAACGAGTTCCTGGCGTCGGTCGAGATGGGTTCCAGCTTTGATTTGCCCAGTTCGCTGGCCTCGCCGGTGACGCCGATGGCTGGCCAGCATCAGCTCATAACCGGATCGCCCTTCGTCGACAGTGGCGTGGGGTTGGACGCGATGGCcatcggcggcggcggcggcaactGCATCGAGGTCGATGACGACGTGTTTATCGTGGATCCGCCCACGCTGACGAGCTCCAGTTCGTCCAACTCGACGCTGGTCACGTCGACGCCGTCGTCCGCCAGCAACAACGGGCTGAGCCGCTCCCGACGGAGTCACTTTTCGCGCAAGGACAGCGCACCGGAGGGCATTAAGGACGGCTCGAGGGACGATTCTACGCCAG TGAGAATCGTCCATGAATACGAACGCTTGATCTACTACTCCAAATCTCCCCACTCATGGGCTCTGCCACGTGACTGGCTGAAGATATGCGACAAGCTACCATATCTAGTACGAAATAaggtaaacaacaacaaccacagcAACAGTGATAACAACCCTCTTCCCCCTTCTTCGTCTTCCCCGTCCGGCGAATGCAACGAGCCGCCGGAGGACGCCAATAACCCAACTAACAACAGCACCCCAAACCATCCACCTCACGATGCTAACAATAACACTAGCTATAAGGACAGTAACAATAACGGCAGTTACGACCAGAACCGCCCTGCGCGCGGCTACTACTCGAAGGGTGGCTTCTACGCCAGACACGCGACTCCGACTTTAGCGGGTAGCTTCGACATGACCACCTGCTCGGCTGGGACGGGCCGCGTCGGCAACGGGAACCGTTTTCCGTCCATTTCGTCGATCGATTCCGACGGGGTCGTCGTGCCCTATCAACGGCTGGTTCGGTACAAATCGACCAGCGATTga
- the LOC6033623 gene encoding eukaryotic translation initiation factor 4E-binding protein Mextli isoform X3: protein MAQMGRTAVKNLEAPRPLKSTLKQTHVHVPVYEVQSIEELITLTENVAASLDNGCNNADGMNALLANLRLHGPQLELVSKDTLDRAFVIFRNASQDERLNIMTRLNLLELIELRAKSWQVSDGTNTYYKHKATNVEPDDPSSLLSTSPPGMSLGAQQQIIPSLSPGELIRTSGKFPKPTKIPGKTYCKDEIVIRNADSGKVMGIKGRRVHMIEELSETVISFQRVNPGAKERLVQITGPNEDKINYAKQLIEDTIRRNASPVRLETSQDGSCSSLASSASDDGMVAMPRRSVPDSSSSSSGVVVPGGNVQLQRMNSMGGGNPNGGFMPSPQGPPSAAGLNLNLNNMYQQQQQQVQQQVQAQQHQHQQYTHPKLVRNGSQNNGQAGMLLHSFSQNDASLGEYKYTVNVGRHSIKITGDCFDLVRVAKLVLDDYFSSNEFLASVEMGSSFDLPSSLASPVTPMAGQHQLITGSPFVDSGVGLDAMAIGGGGGNCIEVDDDVFIVDPPTLTSSSSSNSTLVTSTPSSASNNGLSRSRRSHFSRKDSAPEGIKDGSRDDSTPVRIVHEYERLIYYSKSPHSWALPRDWLKICDKLPYLVRNKDVNDDKGRFNGDKFLEMKKQSTLEDGGTGGAGDTSGESAERDEVPSSSTTPKTTTADGESGSGTTSTTTATATTTIASESKEG, encoded by the exons TCGAGGAACTCATCACGCTGACGGAGAATGTGGCCGCCAGCCTGGACAACGGCTGCAACAACGCCGACGGTATGAACGCACTGCTGGCGAACCTGCGCCTGCACGGTCCCCAGCTCGAGCTGGTCTCGAAGGACACGCTCGACCGGGCGTTCGTCATCTTCCGTAACGCGTCTCAGGACGAACGGCTCAACATCATGACCAGGCTGAACCTGCTCGAACTGATTGAGCTGCGGGCTAAATCGTGGCAGGTTTCCGACGGAACGAACACGTACTACAAGCATAAGGCCACCAATGTTGAG CCCGACGATCCATCCTCGTTGTTGAGCACCTCCCCTCCCGGAATGTCGCTCGGCGCACAGCAGCAGATCATTCCGTCGCTGTCGCCCGGCGAGCTGATCCGCACCTCGGGCAAGTTCCCGAAGCCGACCAAGATCCCCGGCAAGACGTACTGCAAGGACGAGATTGTCATCCGCAACGCTGATTCCGGCAAAG TAATGGGAATCAAGGGACGTAGAGTTCACATGATTGAGGAATTGAGCGAAACGGTTATATCGTTCCAAagag TCAATCCAGGTGCAAAGGAACGTCTTGTGCAGATTACCGGTCCCAACGAAGATAAAATCAA CTACGCGAAGCAATTGATCGAAGACACAATCCGTCGGAATGCCTCTCCGGTGCGGCTGGAAACGTCCCAGGACGGGTCGTGCAGCTCGCTGGCCTCGTCCGCCTCGGACGACGGTATGGTGGCGATGCCCCGCCGTTCCGTCCCggactcctcctcctcctccagtgGCGTCGTCGTCCCCGGTGGAAACGTCCAACTCCAGCGGATGAACTCGATGGGCGGGGGAAATCCAAACGGTGGATTCATGCCGAGCCCGCAGGGTCCTCCGTCGGCCGCCGGgttgaacctgaacctgaacaacatgtaccagcagcagcagcagcaggttcagCAGCAAGTTCAGGCTcaacagcatcagcatcagcagtaCACGCATCCGAAGCTGGTGCGCAACGGGTCGCAGAACAATGGCCAGGCGGGAATGTTGCTGCACAGTTTCTCCCAGAACGACGCGTCGCTGGGCGAGTACAAGTACACGGTGAACGTGGGCCGGCACAGCATCAAAATCACCGGCGATTGTTTCGACTTAGTGAGG GTCGCGAAGCTAGTGCTGGACGATTACTTTAGCAGCAACGAGTTCCTGGCGTCGGTCGAGATGGGTTCCAGCTTTGATTTGCCCAGTTCGCTGGCCTCGCCGGTGACGCCGATGGCTGGCCAGCATCAGCTCATAACCGGATCGCCCTTCGTCGACAGTGGCGTGGGGTTGGACGCGATGGCcatcggcggcggcggcggcaactGCATCGAGGTCGATGACGACGTGTTTATCGTGGATCCGCCCACGCTGACGAGCTCCAGTTCGTCCAACTCGACGCTGGTCACGTCGACGCCGTCGTCCGCCAGCAACAACGGGCTGAGCCGCTCCCGACGGAGTCACTTTTCGCGCAAGGACAGCGCACCGGAGGGCATTAAGGACGGCTCGAGGGACGATTCTACGCCAG TGAGAATCGTCCATGAATACGAACGCTTGATCTACTACTCCAAATCTCCCCACTCATGGGCTCTGCCACGTGACTGGCTGAAGATATGCGACAAGCTACCATATCTAGTACGAAATAag GACGTAAACGACGACAAGGGCCGCTTCAACGGGGACAAATTTCTAGAGATGAAGAAGCAGTCCACCCTGGAGGACGGCGGAACCGGCGGTGCCGGAGATACTTCCGGCGAGTCGGCCGAGCGGGATGAGGTGCCGTCTAGCTCGACCACGCCCAAAACGACCACGGCTGACGGCGAAAGTGGTTCCGGAACGACGAGCACGACGACTGCGACTGCGACTACGACGATAGCCAGTGAATCGAAGGAGGGCTGA
- the LOC6033624 gene encoding mitochondrial import receptor subunit TOM70, which translates to MSTGSTGLPKWQLAILIGAPVALGIGYLYWRKSAEPEGEGGDKLTKKKLGEIKDKTISLDGEDRSRSQDVPAKRKVLTPLEEAQKHKNEGNTHFREGKYDEAIKAYDLAIERCPTTEINDLSTFYQNRAAAYEHLQKWSAVVDDCTKALDCNPKYLKALKRRAKAYEQQKELAKSLEDTTAACIIEGFQNKHTLIIADRVLKELGQQHATEAMKEKTDLKPSKFFVKNYFASFADDPIRKLVIASTEPKGFVKAKLLLDQGIYDGIVAACTEEIESSEADAEYKVEATLLRATFYLLTARYPEATVDLDSVIGMELADKKLRANALIKRASLAMQTVPNIPEECFKYFAQAEQVDPDNSDIYHHRGQVYILIERLSEAISDFEKASALCPDSGIIEIHRCYASYRQALINKDEGALMKVMRAFREAIDRFPDCVECYSLMAQVLSDQQEYHEADNFFEKATKIEPENAQILVHKALLQLQWKGDVESAVQLIEKAIAIDDKCEFAYETLGTIQVQRGKLQEAIKLFESAIQLAKTEMELVHLYSLKDAAIAQVNVTKSMGLDIRSIAEMTSMPQF; encoded by the exons ATGAGCACGGGCAGTACGGGTTTGCCAAAGTGGCAGCTGGCCATTCTGATTGGGGCGCCGGTCGCGCTCGGAATCGGTTATTTGTACTGGCGCAAGTCGGCGGAACCGGAGGGCGAAGGCGGCGACAAGCTGACCAAGAAGAAGCTCGGTGAAATTAAGGACAAGACCATCTCGCTGGACGGGGAGGATCGGTCCCGCTCGCAGGATGTTCCGGCCAAGCGGAAGGTGCTTACGCCGTTGGAGGAGGCCCAAAAGCACAAGAACGAGGGAAATACGCATTTTAG AGAAGGCAAATACGACGAGGCCATCAAGGCGTACGACCTGGCCATCGAGCGATGTCCGACGACGGAAATAAACGACTTGTCCACGTTTTACCAGAACCGAGCCGCCGCGTACGAGCACCTCCAAAAGTGGTCCGCGGTCGTTGACGATTGCACCAAAGCGCTAGATTGTAACCCGAAATACCTGAAAGCCCTGAAACGCCGTGCCAAGGCGTACGAACAGCAGAAAGAGCTGGCCAAATCGCTGGAGGACACGACCGCAGCGTGCATCATCGAGGGATTCCAAAACAAGCACACGCTGATCATCGCCGATCGCGTCCTCAAGGAACTTGGCCAGCAGCACGCGACGGAAGCGATGAAGGAAAAGACCGACCTCAAACCATCCAAATTCTTCGTCAAGAACTATTTTGCCTCGTTTGCGGACGATCCAATCCGGAAGTTGGTAATTGCAAGCACCGAACCTAAAGGCTTCGTCAAGGCCAAACTGCTGCTGGACCAGGGCATTTACGACGGAATTGTGGCCGCGTGTACGGAAGAAATCGAATCGAGCGAAGCGGATGCCGAGTACAAGGTTGAAGCCACCCTGCTTAGGGCGACCTTCTACCTCCTGACCGCACGTTACCCCGAAGCAACCGTCGATCTGGACTCCGTCATCGGTATGGAACTGGCCGACAAGAAACTCCGAGCAAACGCCCTCATCAAGCGAGCCTCGCTGGCCATGCAAACCGTGCCCAACATCCCCGAGGAATGCTTCAAATATTTCGCCCAAGCAGAACAAGTTGATCCGGACAACAGCGACATCTACCACCACCGCGGCCAAGTCTACATCCTAATCGAACGACTCTCCGAGGCCATCAGTGACTTTGAAAAGGCATCCGCCCTCTGTCCCGACTCGGGCATCATCGAAATTCACCGATGCTACGCCAGCTATCGACAGGCCCTCATCAACAAGGACGAAGGCGCCCTCATGAAGGTGATGCGGGCCTTCCGCGAGGCGATCGACCGCTTCCCGGACTGCGTCGAATGCTACAGCCTCATGGCGCAAGTACTCTCCGACCAGCAGGAGTACCACGAAGCGgacaactttttcgaaaaagccACCAAAATCGAACCGGAAAACGCCCAAATCCTCGTCCACAAAGCCCTCCTCCAGCTCCAGTGGAAGGGAGACGTCGAGTCGGCCGTGCAACTTATCGAGAAGGCCATCGCCATCGACGACAAGTGCGAATTTGCGTACGAAACGCTCGGCACGATTCAGGTCCAGCGCGGCAAGCTGCAGGAAGCGATCAAACTGTTCGAGAGCGCCATCCAGCTCGCCAAAACCGAAATGGAACTGGTCCATTTGTACTCGCTCAAGGATGCCGCGATCGCCCAGGTCAACGTCACCAAGTCGATGGGGCTGGACATTCGAAGTATCGCCGAAATGACGTCGATGCCGCAGTTCTAA